From one Xiphias gladius isolate SHS-SW01 ecotype Sanya breed wild chromosome 12, ASM1685928v1, whole genome shotgun sequence genomic stretch:
- the tp53 gene encoding cellular tumor antigen p53, with translation MMEGQSLDSLQLSQNLPLSQDSFRELWESVVTPSISTIPAAPNVPQETWRADGQMDILLMNDQVLTDGFDENLFELPPEVLTKDGVTPPASTVPVTTDYPGEYDFQLRFQKSGTAKSVTTTYSELLNKLYCQLAKTSPVEVLVGKEPPQGAVLRATAVYKKTEHVAYVVRRCPHHQNEDVAEHSSHLIRVEGSQRAQYFEDPHTKRQSVTVPYEPPQLGSEMTTILLSFMCNSSCMGGMNRRPILTILTLETPEGLVLGRRCFEVRVCACPGRDRKTEEENSTKTQNGTKQTKKRKSTPAPDTTSVKKSKSASSAEEEDKDVHVLHVRGRERYEMLKKINDGLELLDKESKTKSKVSVKLEVPLPSSGKRLMLRGERSDSD, from the exons ATGATGGAAGGGCAAAGTCTCGACAGTCTGCAGTTGAGCCAGAACCTGCCGCTGAGCCAGGACTCCTTCAGGGAACTGTGGGAGAGTGT agtAACTCCCTCCATCTCCACCATCCCAGCAGCACCTAACGTGCCTCAGGAGACATGGAGGGCAGATGGACAAATGGATATACTG CTCATGAATGATCAAGTGCTGACTGACGGGTTTGACGAGAATCTGTTTGAGCTACCCCCGGAGGTGTTAACTAAAGATGGCGTTACTCCCCCGGCCTCCACTGTCCCAGTTACAACTGACTATCCTGGTGAATATGACTTTCAGCTTCGCTTTCAGAAGTCTGGCACCGCCAAATCCGTCACTACCACT tATTCAGAGCTTCTCAACAAGCTCTACTGCCAGCTGGCAAAAACGAGCCCGGTGGAAGTGCTGGTGGGCAAGGAGCCTCCTCAGGGTGCTGTCCTCAGGGCCACAGCAGTTTATAAGAAGACTGAGCATGTGGCCTATGTGGTCCGCAGATGTCCCCATCACCAGAATGAGGATG TTGCAGAGCATAGCAGCCATCTGATCAGAGTGGAGGGCAGTCAGAGGGCTCAGTATTTTGAAGATCCCCACACAAAGAGGCAGAGTGTGACCGTCCCTTACGAGCCCCCGCAG TTGGGCTCAGAGATGACAACCATCCTGCTGAGCTTTATGTGCAACAGCTCCTGCATGGGCGGCATGAACCGCAGGCCAATCCTCACCATCCTGACCCTTGAGACGCCAGA GGGACTGGTGTTGGGCCGGAGATGCTTTGAGGTGCGTGTCTGCGCATGTCCAGGCAGGGACCGTAAAACTGAGGAGGAAAATAGCACCAAGACGCAGAATGGCACCAAGCAGACCAAAAAACGGA AGAGCACCCCCGCTCCGGACACAACTTCTGTGAAGAAGTCCAAGTCTGCCTCCAGTGCTGAGGAGGAAGACAAGGATGTCCACGTTCTGCAC GTTCGTGGTCGTGAGCGTtatgaaatgttaaagaaaatCAACGACGGTCTGGAGCTGCTTGACAAAGAAAG CAAAACCAAGTCTAAGGTCTCTGTGAAACTTGAGGTCCCTCTGCCCTCCAGCGGAAAGAGACTCATGCTGAGAGGAGAGCGGAGTGACAGCGACTAA
- the LOC120797707 gene encoding sporozoite surface protein 2-like, with amino-acid sequence MRKLSFQDKFCILTFWVLMLMYSTAERKYFILDKKMNWEEARNYCKVCFKELVTLTPDNSQSIARNLTSTYYWIGLRKNLSANSNSSGYSTSNLNMSWTHWANGDPLAFQNCRDNPSNDYPSSDQPSNDNLSSDQPSNDNPSNDNPSNDNPRNDYPSSEQPSNDNLGSNQPSNDNPSNDNPSNDNPSSDQPSNANPSNDNPSNDYPSSDQPSNDNLSSDQPSNDNPSNDNPSNDNPRNDYPSSEQPSNDNLGSNQPSNDNPSNDNPSNDNPSNENPSSDQPSNANPSNDNPSSDQSSNDNPSNDNPSSDQPSNDNPSNDNPSSDQPNNDNPSNDNPSNDNPSRDQPSNDNPSNDYPSNDNSNSDNPSNDNFSSDKLHQTNRI; translated from the exons ATGAGAAAGTTATCCTTCCAGgataaattctgtattttaacattttggg TTCTGATGTTGATGTACAGCACGGCAGAGCGAAAGTACTTCatattggacaaaaaaatgaactggGAGGAGGCCAGGAACTACTGCAAG GTCTGTTTCAAAGAGCTGGTGACACTGACCCCTGACAACAGCCAGAGCATTGCCCGGAACCTCACCTCTACTTACTACTGGATCGGCCTCCGCAAGAACCTCTCCGCCAACAGCAACTCCAGTGGCTACTCTACTAGTAACCTCAATATGTCCTGGACCCACTGGGCCAATGGGGATCCCCTTGCCTTCCAGAACTG CCGTGACAACCCCAGCAATGACTACCCCAGCAGTGACCAACCGAGCAATGACAACCTCAGCAGTGACCAACCCAGCAACGACAACCCCAGCAACGACAACCCCAGCAATGACAACCCCAGAAATGACTACCCCAGCAGTGAGCAACCTAGCAATGACAACCTCGGCAGCAACCAACCCAGCAATGACAACCCCAGCAATGACAACCCCAGCAATGACAACCCCAGCAGTGACCAACCCAGCAATGCCAACCCCAGCAATGACAACCCCAGCAATGACTACCCCAGCAGTGACCAACCGAGCAATGACAACCTCAGCAGTGACCAACCCAGCAACGACAACCCCAGCAACGACAACCCCAGCAATGACAACCCCAGAAATGACTACCCCAGCAGTGAGCAACCTAGCAATGACAACCTCGGCAGCAACCAACCCAGCAATGACAACCCCAGCAATGACAACCCCAGCAATGACAACCCCAGCAATGAAAACCCCAGCAGTGACCAACCCAGCAATGCCAACCCCAGCAATGACAACCCCAGCAGTGACCAATCCAGCAATGACAACCCCAGCAATGACAACCCCAGCAGTGACCAACCCAGCAATGACAACCCCAGCAATGACAACCCCAGCAGTGACCAACCCAACAATGACAACCCCAGCAATGACAACCCCAGCAATGACAACCCCAGCAGGGACCAACCCAGCAATGACAACCCCAGCAATGACTACCCCAGCAATGACAACTCCAACAGCGACAACCCCAGCAATGATAACTTCAGCAGTGACAAACTTCACCAGACAAACAGAATTTGA
- the LOC120797708 gene encoding receptor-type tyrosine-protein phosphatase eta-like — MPSISPAECVRTPLLFPDVPETDENYIEDSCVAMLSFGAWVEKKCSEHLPFICYEDEFFGHASVTNVTTSSAVLTRRSGPQGVSHYRVEVTGDKQWTEIDNWTNLTLNLSSLTAGTRYSVQVFPVKCERDLNPQEVTFYTQPNKVKNLNVTNVKETSVSLSWDKPGGNVDFYLTKANGQKIEKNTVGSEVDNLIPGNLYTFTVLVGVEDRSTWSEECSISAYTKPGKVSDLSVSENGETSLLLHWRAPEGNATDFLVKAVDDRNETSISKEVEYRSNQTRQKVTVTGLPAGSRIILGVTALANRTLEGEPVTVVNYTAPGSISALQLNATADSLDATWTPPPGRSLSFAVRLQQDGRDVKTAAGLREPAMRFDQLQTATQYTVVVYSVSGHIRGSAVESSKFTLPRPPTNLRVVSTSKTHIALDWRAPDDIKRANYSVQLHSGFWGQTLSFDVDNETSHTFENLKSGTMYRVQVRTVTPEEQSAPLARSHFTDADEAEISLSMICSSPEPLLCDNDSARETVVNQLRDRFKVMLGDGVAWRLEIQESETTTT, encoded by the exons atGCCGAGCATAAGCCCTGCAGAATGTGTACGAACACCTCTTCTGTTCCCCGATGTCCCAGAGACTGATGAGAACTATATAGAGGACTCTTGTGTGGCCATGCTCAGCTTTGGGGCTTGGGTTGAAAAGAAGTGCTCAGAGCATTTGCCTTTTATTTGTTATGAAG ATGAGTTCTTTGGCCACGCCAGCGTGACCAACGTGACGACCAGCAGCGCTGTTCTCACGAGGCGTTCCGGGCCTCAGGGTGTCAGCCATTACCGTGTAGAGGTCACAGGTGACAAACAGTGGACAGAAATAGACAACTGGACTAATTTGACCTTGAACCTTTCAAGCCTCACAGCGGGCACCCGCTACTCGGTCCAGGTGTTCCCTGTTAAATGTGAGCGAGACCTCAACCCACAGGAGGTCACCTTCTACACCC aacctAACAAAGTCAAAAACCTCAATGTAACCAACGTGAAAgaaacatctgtctctctgagcTGGGACAAACCAGGTGGAAATGTGGATTTCTATCTCACTAAGGCCAACGGTCAGaagattgaaaaaaacacagtgggCTCAGAGGTCGATAATTTGATACCTGGAAACCTTTACACATTCACCGTCCTGGTAGGAGTCGAGGACAGATCCACATGGAGTGAAGAATGTAGCATTTCCGCATATACCA AGCCTGGAAAAGTGTCCGACCTGAGTGTGTCCGAGAATGGGGAGACCTCGCTCCTGCTGCACTGGAGGGCACCTGAGGGAAATGCCACAGATTTCTTGGTGAAGGCCGTGGACGACCGCAACGA GACATCCATTTCTAAAGAGGTGGAGTACAGGTCCAATCAAACCCGGCAGAAAGTGACGGTGACAGGGCTGCCCGCGGGATCCAGGATAATCCTCGGCGTGACAGCGTTGGCCAATCGCACTCTGGAGGGAGAACCAGTGACCGTCGTCAACTACACCG CTCCTGGGTCGATTTCAGCCCTGCAGCTGAACGCGACAGCCGACTCGCTCGATGCCACCTGGACCCCTCCGCCCGGTAGGAGCTTGTCCTTCGCCGTCAGGCTCCAGCAGGATGGCCGAGACGTGAAGACGGCGGCGGGGCTAAGGGAGCCCGCGATGCGCTTTGACCAACTGCAGACTGCAACCCAGTACACAGTGGTGGTCTACAGCGTCAGTGGGCATATCCGAGGCTCAGCGGTGGAGAGCTCCAAATTCACCT tgccgCGTCCACCTACGAACCTCCGTGTCGTTTCCACCAGTAAGACCCACATCGCCCTCGACTGGAGGGCCCCCGACGACATAAAACGAGCGAATTACTCGGTACAGCTCCACTCCGGCTTCTGGGGCCAGACGCTGTCCTTCGACGTGGATAACGAGACCAGCCACACGTTCGAGAACTTGAAATCCGGCACCATGTACAGGGTCCAGGTGCGAACGGTGACGCCAGAGGAGCAAAGTGCCCCCTTGGCCCGATCCCATTTTACAG ACGCAGACGAAGCGGAAATCAGCCTGTCCATGATCTGCTCTTCGCCGGAGCCTCTCCTCTGTGACAACGACTCCGCGAGGGAGACCGTCGTCAACCAG CTGAGAGATCGTTTCAAAGTGATGCTGGGGGACGGTGTTGCCTGGAGACTCGAGATTCAAGAAAGTGAAACCACtacaacataa
- the si:dkey-219e21.2 gene encoding butyrophilin subfamily 1 member A1 isoform X1, whose product MEMKSILKTKKGIGWLLEDSSTTQSSSIGAVCWTLPEENVQAHSSAPSRPTNSKHSKHPPRQNGLKDLRSLQECVMFIQRWKEQVDQVCKQGGTDPKEDDSKKEAQGSDRRAERSLEESRKLILEWADELHHVDKLLKEAPWASEGQEPENKEDKDASEEAQLRIMAWAKELQTATESCGVQRDELGKVLRLLGLKKKRLVNLLPLLEFITWSLLKEDSTRMIPQLWLLAKQRTWKAGIPRYIPKSVWSWICSASADVTLDPMTNHPWLLLSDDQHMVQEGLSESDLPYSSQRFDSWPCVLGWEGYSNGRHYWEVDIANNGYWRIGLTTANSKRHGRFPMTPKQGYWALWRSTHQFYACTKPEVQLPVSLVPQRMGIYLDYEEGQISFYNAATKSHIYTFTGPFRGKLYPLFAPLDGRTLMRIIPPHEISVN is encoded by the exons ATGGAGATGAAGAGCATCCTGAAAACTAAAAAag gGATAGGCTGGCTGCTGGAGGACAGCAGCACCACCCAAAGCAGCTCCATCGGGGCCGTATGCTGGACCCTGCCCGAGGAGAACGTCCAGGCCCACAGCTCGGCCCCCAGCAGGCCTACCAACTCCAAACACTCAAAG CACCCTCCTCGTCAGAATGGCCTGAAGGATCTGCGCAGCCTGCAGGAGTGTGTGATGTTCATCCAGCGCTGGAAAGAGCAAGTGGACCAAGTCTGCAAG CAGGGTGGAACTGATCCAAAGGAAGACGACAGTAAGAAAGAGGCCCAGGGTTCAGACCGGCGTGCTGAGCGCAGTCTTGAAGAGAGCAGGAAACTGATCTTGGAGTGGGCTGACGAACTCCATCATGTCGACAAG CTCCTGAAGGAAGCCCCATGGGCATCTGAGGGTCAAGAACCTGAAAATAAAGAAGACAAGGACGCCAGTGAGGAAGCACAACTGAGGATCATGGCGTGGGCAAAGGAGCTGCAGACAGCGACTGAG AGTTGTGGGGTGCAGAGGGACGAGCTGGGTAAAGTGTTGCGCCTGTTGGGCCTGAAGAAGAAACGGCTGGTCaacctgctgcctctgctggagTTCATCACCTGGTCTCTGCTCAAGGAAGACAGCACG aGGATGATTCCACAATTATGGTTACTGGCAAAGCAAAGGACCTGGAAAGCAGGAATTCCAAGATACATCCCCAAATCAg TTTGGAGTTGGATCTGCAGTGCATCAG CTGATGTGACTCTTGACCCCATGACCAACCACCcctggctgctgctgtcagacGACCAGCATATGGTCCAGGAGGGCCTCTCTGAATCCGACCTGCCTTACAGCTCCCAGCGCTTCGATAGCTGGCCATGCGTGCTAGGTTGGGAGGGCTACAGCAACGGCCGCCACTACTGGGAGGTGGACATAGCCAACAATGGCTACTGGCGCATTGGACTCACCACCGCCAACTCCAAGCGGCATGGGCGCTTCCCCATGACCCCAAAGCAGGGCTACTGGGCCTTGTGGCGCAGCACACACCAGTTCTATGCCTGCACTAAGCCAGAGGTGCAGCTGCCGGTCAGCCTTGTGCCTCAACGTATGGGAATCTACTTAGACTATGAAGAAGGCCAGATCTCCTTCTACAACGCAGCAACAAAGTCCCACATCTACACCTTCACTGGACCCTTCAGAGGGAAGCTGTACCCTCTGTTTGCCCCGCTGGATGGTCGCACACTCATGAGAATCATCCCACCGCACGAAATCTCAGTAAACTGA
- the si:dkey-219e21.2 gene encoding butyrophilin subfamily 1 member A1 isoform X2 — translation MEMKSILKTKKGIGWLLEDSSTTQSSSIGAVCWTLPEENVQAHSSAPSRPTNSKHSKHPPRQNGLKDLRSLQECVMFIQRWKEQVDQVCKGGTDPKEDDSKKEAQGSDRRAERSLEESRKLILEWADELHHVDKLLKEAPWASEGQEPENKEDKDASEEAQLRIMAWAKELQTATESCGVQRDELGKVLRLLGLKKKRLVNLLPLLEFITWSLLKEDSTRMIPQLWLLAKQRTWKAGIPRYIPKSVWSWICSASADVTLDPMTNHPWLLLSDDQHMVQEGLSESDLPYSSQRFDSWPCVLGWEGYSNGRHYWEVDIANNGYWRIGLTTANSKRHGRFPMTPKQGYWALWRSTHQFYACTKPEVQLPVSLVPQRMGIYLDYEEGQISFYNAATKSHIYTFTGPFRGKLYPLFAPLDGRTLMRIIPPHEISVN, via the exons ATGGAGATGAAGAGCATCCTGAAAACTAAAAAag gGATAGGCTGGCTGCTGGAGGACAGCAGCACCACCCAAAGCAGCTCCATCGGGGCCGTATGCTGGACCCTGCCCGAGGAGAACGTCCAGGCCCACAGCTCGGCCCCCAGCAGGCCTACCAACTCCAAACACTCAAAG CACCCTCCTCGTCAGAATGGCCTGAAGGATCTGCGCAGCCTGCAGGAGTGTGTGATGTTCATCCAGCGCTGGAAAGAGCAAGTGGACCAAGTCTGCAAG GGTGGAACTGATCCAAAGGAAGACGACAGTAAGAAAGAGGCCCAGGGTTCAGACCGGCGTGCTGAGCGCAGTCTTGAAGAGAGCAGGAAACTGATCTTGGAGTGGGCTGACGAACTCCATCATGTCGACAAG CTCCTGAAGGAAGCCCCATGGGCATCTGAGGGTCAAGAACCTGAAAATAAAGAAGACAAGGACGCCAGTGAGGAAGCACAACTGAGGATCATGGCGTGGGCAAAGGAGCTGCAGACAGCGACTGAG AGTTGTGGGGTGCAGAGGGACGAGCTGGGTAAAGTGTTGCGCCTGTTGGGCCTGAAGAAGAAACGGCTGGTCaacctgctgcctctgctggagTTCATCACCTGGTCTCTGCTCAAGGAAGACAGCACG aGGATGATTCCACAATTATGGTTACTGGCAAAGCAAAGGACCTGGAAAGCAGGAATTCCAAGATACATCCCCAAATCAg TTTGGAGTTGGATCTGCAGTGCATCAG CTGATGTGACTCTTGACCCCATGACCAACCACCcctggctgctgctgtcagacGACCAGCATATGGTCCAGGAGGGCCTCTCTGAATCCGACCTGCCTTACAGCTCCCAGCGCTTCGATAGCTGGCCATGCGTGCTAGGTTGGGAGGGCTACAGCAACGGCCGCCACTACTGGGAGGTGGACATAGCCAACAATGGCTACTGGCGCATTGGACTCACCACCGCCAACTCCAAGCGGCATGGGCGCTTCCCCATGACCCCAAAGCAGGGCTACTGGGCCTTGTGGCGCAGCACACACCAGTTCTATGCCTGCACTAAGCCAGAGGTGCAGCTGCCGGTCAGCCTTGTGCCTCAACGTATGGGAATCTACTTAGACTATGAAGAAGGCCAGATCTCCTTCTACAACGCAGCAACAAAGTCCCACATCTACACCTTCACTGGACCCTTCAGAGGGAAGCTGTACCCTCTGTTTGCCCCGCTGGATGGTCGCACACTCATGAGAATCATCCCACCGCACGAAATCTCAGTAAACTGA